In Vibrio cyclitrophicus, one genomic interval encodes:
- a CDS encoding LysR family transcriptional regulator, with amino-acid sequence MDFDLNLIKVFLEVYQYHSYTKASETIGITQPAVSASIKRMEQEIGEPLFYREGRTMKPTAMAIRLATRFRVGFDEIQNALSERFTYSVYVNEALALDLPVLPSMMIEHTPLDQEILLHQLKSLSVDLAVGIFMVKDHSIVTEPLFSESTVVVCRRDHPRIHDHISRNQFYEEGHVALATQWKGMDGFEHIRLESPKSRNIQCKTHSISAMLLDVTISDRVAIVPRHLALNWQERLNFQVLENPIEHKPLEYCLAYHRRYQKTENHIKVRETIRAHLGCAD; translated from the coding sequence ATGGATTTTGATCTGAATTTGATAAAAGTATTCTTAGAAGTTTACCAGTATCACTCTTATACCAAAGCCTCTGAAACCATAGGTATCACGCAACCAGCGGTGAGTGCATCTATAAAGCGAATGGAACAAGAGATTGGTGAGCCCCTGTTTTATCGAGAGGGGCGGACAATGAAACCGACCGCGATGGCCATTCGTTTAGCCACTCGATTTCGCGTTGGGTTTGATGAAATACAAAATGCCTTGAGTGAGCGTTTTACTTATTCGGTTTATGTGAACGAGGCGCTGGCATTGGATTTGCCCGTTCTACCGTCAATGATGATAGAACATACTCCATTAGATCAGGAAATACTGCTGCACCAACTTAAATCGTTATCTGTCGATTTAGCCGTGGGTATATTTATGGTCAAAGACCACTCCATTGTCACTGAGCCGTTATTCAGCGAGTCAACAGTTGTTGTGTGTCGTCGTGACCATCCAAGAATTCATGATCATATTTCACGGAATCAATTCTATGAAGAGGGGCATGTCGCATTAGCCACCCAATGGAAAGGAATGGATGGATTCGAACATATTCGCTTGGAAAGTCCAAAAAGTAGGAATATCCAATGCAAGACCCATTCAATTTCAGCGATGCTGCTTGATGTCACCATCAGCGATAGAGTTGCGATCGTACCTCGACATCTTGCACTCAATTGGCAAGAGCGTTTAAATTTTCAAGTACTGGAAAACCCGATAGAGCATAAGCCATTGGAATACTGTCTGGCTTACCATCGACGCTATCAAAAAACAGAAAACCACATAAAAGTTAGAGAAACTATTCGAGCACACCTAGGATGCGCGGATTAG
- a CDS encoding anaerobic sulfatase maturase: MQAPHNCHVMAKPTGSVCNLDCSYCFYLEKHQLYPERQTNWRMSDDTLSSYIKQTIEAQSNNHVQFTWQGGEPTMMGLAFFEKAMQLCEQYGKGKKLEHTFQTNGILLNDAWCEFFKKHHFLVGVSIDGPQDLHDAYRVTRSGKQTHAQVMQGIELLKKHGVEFNTLTVVNNENVKHPKRVYQHLKEIGSTYIQFIPLVERTKQTCSQTDLKLVLPDEPLAEVTSWSVPSLAYGEFLCDIFDVWVRKDVGSIFVNMFDSTLSAWCGQQSGMCHFTERCGHAFALEANGDLYNCDHYVYPEHRLGNIHHKSISECNNSQQAIEFGLQKQTTLTPDCKKCPFQFACNGGCPKHRFERSSSGHPGHNYFCQGYKKFFEYSAQYMKEMRRLLSVGRFADEIMWALAYQDVKLTAVVSKSSVTIGRNQSCSCGSGIKYKHCCGVRR, encoded by the coding sequence ATGCAAGCACCTCACAATTGTCACGTAATGGCCAAGCCGACCGGCTCTGTCTGTAATCTTGATTGCAGTTACTGTTTCTATCTTGAAAAACACCAACTCTATCCTGAACGTCAAACAAACTGGCGAATGAGTGATGACACGCTAAGTTCCTATATAAAGCAGACCATTGAAGCTCAAAGCAACAACCATGTTCAATTTACTTGGCAGGGCGGTGAGCCAACAATGATGGGGCTCGCGTTTTTTGAAAAAGCCATGCAGTTATGTGAACAGTACGGAAAGGGAAAAAAACTTGAACACACCTTTCAAACCAACGGCATTTTGCTTAACGATGCTTGGTGTGAGTTTTTCAAAAAACATCACTTTTTAGTCGGTGTGTCCATTGATGGGCCACAAGATCTACACGATGCTTACCGAGTCACCCGCTCGGGTAAACAAACACATGCTCAAGTTATGCAAGGTATCGAATTGTTAAAAAAGCATGGTGTTGAGTTTAATACGCTTACCGTCGTCAATAATGAAAATGTGAAACATCCAAAGCGGGTGTATCAGCATTTGAAAGAGATTGGTTCAACGTATATTCAGTTTATTCCGTTGGTCGAGCGAACGAAGCAAACATGTTCTCAAACGGATTTAAAACTTGTCTTACCCGATGAGCCTTTAGCGGAAGTGACGTCATGGTCGGTGCCTTCGTTAGCCTATGGCGAATTTCTTTGTGACATTTTTGATGTATGGGTACGCAAAGATGTGGGATCCATTTTTGTGAATATGTTTGATAGTACGTTAAGTGCTTGGTGCGGACAGCAGTCTGGAATGTGTCATTTTACTGAACGTTGTGGTCATGCTTTTGCTCTTGAGGCGAACGGGGACTTATACAATTGCGACCATTATGTATACCCTGAACATCGTTTGGGCAATATTCATCATAAATCGATTTCTGAATGCAATAACAGCCAGCAAGCCATTGAATTCGGTCTACAAAAACAAACAACATTGACTCCCGACTGTAAAAAATGCCCATTTCAGTTTGCCTGCAATGGAGGGTGTCCAAAACATCGTTTTGAACGTAGTTCAAGCGGACATCCAGGGCATAACTATTTTTGCCAAGGCTATAAAAAATTCTTCGAGTACAGTGCTCAATACATGAAAGAAATGCGTAGGCTATTATCTGTAGGTCGTTTTGCTGATGAAATCATGTGGGCATTGGCTTATCAAGATGTGAAGCTGACAGCAGTTGTAAGCAAAAGCTCGGTGACCATTGGTCGTAATCAATCTTGCTCTTGTGGAAGTGGTATAAAATACAAACATTGCTGCGGAGTAAGAAGGTAA
- a CDS encoding outer membrane protein transport protein, which translates to MKMTQVALNVVVACATLTPFWVNSAGLSMSQIATTKSVATAGAANVTNSSDSSATISNAAALSGIEDRSYVSGAQYINVFNQFTRDDSGESTEASKGLIAPHASYAKRVNKKAVLGISLHSAGGLGAEYSNGVGANPINVISENAITVVDITTGVSYQVTDKLSLGGSLILQYMKIDVVGGVNTQLEELATGNSVAPSFALSSHYTLSDNIHLGLQYRHKTDHEIDIETSLDVNPTANLSWVTSIDLGLKHALSKQTDLMVNAKFENWEDYDDKYTWTYSVGVGAAHKMDKFTIYGGASYDSSPVNENERDVLLPVDQQWRIGFGSEYELESGNKLGLAYQYQNNGTADITADNVTLQPTGSYEDNRIHFVTLSYRH; encoded by the coding sequence ATGAAGATGACGCAAGTCGCTCTCAATGTTGTGGTTGCATGTGCCACTCTTACCCCCTTTTGGGTCAATAGTGCTGGCTTAAGCATGTCTCAAATAGCGACAACCAAAAGCGTTGCAACAGCAGGGGCCGCCAACGTTACAAACAGTTCTGACTCTTCTGCAACAATCTCAAATGCTGCTGCACTTTCTGGCATTGAAGATCGCTCGTATGTTTCGGGCGCTCAGTATATCAATGTATTCAACCAGTTCACTCGTGATGATTCAGGAGAGAGCACTGAAGCCTCAAAGGGATTAATCGCACCTCACGCCTCTTATGCTAAAAGAGTGAATAAGAAAGCGGTACTTGGAATTAGTCTTCATTCCGCGGGTGGCTTAGGTGCTGAATATAGCAATGGTGTCGGCGCTAATCCAATCAATGTCATTTCAGAGAACGCTATTACTGTCGTCGATATTACAACTGGTGTTTCATATCAAGTTACAGACAAGCTCTCCCTTGGCGGTTCTTTGATTCTTCAATACATGAAAATAGACGTCGTTGGTGGCGTGAACACTCAATTGGAAGAACTTGCTACCGGTAACAGTGTTGCTCCTTCTTTTGCTCTGAGCTCGCACTACACGTTGAGCGACAATATACACTTGGGTCTGCAATATCGCCATAAAACAGACCATGAAATTGATATTGAAACGTCGCTAGATGTGAATCCAACCGCGAATTTATCTTGGGTTACTAGTATCGACTTGGGGCTTAAGCATGCTCTTTCCAAACAAACCGATTTAATGGTTAACGCTAAGTTTGAAAACTGGGAAGATTATGACGACAAATATACATGGACCTATTCTGTAGGCGTTGGCGCAGCGCATAAGATGGATAAGTTTACGATTTATGGTGGCGCTAGCTACGACTCTTCTCCAGTGAACGAGAATGAGCGAGACGTACTACTGCCCGTTGACCAGCAATGGCGCATTGGGTTTGGTAGTGAGTATGAGCTTGAATCTGGCAACAAGTTAGGTTTAGCGTATCAATATCAAAATAATGGAACCGCGGATATCACAGCCGACAACGTGACGCTCCAGCCTACAGGAAGTTATGAAGATAACCGTATTCACTTTGTGACTCTTTCTTATCGTCACTGA
- a CDS encoding helix-turn-helix transcriptional regulator: protein MKKQSRNLHPSLSIDKAPSNVFMNFEAFLSNTETRVHSHSWGQVQLISGGILEMEAESTRFLAPPHLAIWVPAGVMHCSYNRKPLDYCSLNIAPELTQHLPDKTSLIKITPIVSSIIDDFRDRGINVAETEQDQRLVQVLLDQLAQREVEHHFLPSTDNKYLAPILASVEENPTDEVTLKDWAERVHTTERTLSRHCQAELGMSFTEWRLRVRYLYSMDLLRNGQSVKEVALTLGYNQASPFITMFKRYANQTPEQYKNRLL from the coding sequence TTGAAAAAACAGTCCAGAAACCTTCATCCATCCTTATCAATTGATAAGGCACCATCCAACGTATTTATGAATTTTGAAGCGTTTCTTTCGAACACTGAAACTCGAGTTCATAGCCACTCATGGGGACAGGTTCAATTGATCAGTGGCGGTATATTAGAGATGGAAGCGGAAAGCACCCGATTTCTAGCGCCACCGCATTTGGCAATTTGGGTACCGGCCGGAGTGATGCATTGCAGTTATAACCGTAAGCCTTTGGACTACTGTTCGCTAAATATCGCCCCAGAGCTAACGCAACACCTTCCAGATAAAACTAGCCTTATAAAGATCACGCCGATTGTGTCTTCGATTATTGATGATTTTCGCGATCGTGGGATCAATGTTGCGGAAACAGAACAAGATCAAAGGCTTGTTCAGGTACTACTCGACCAACTTGCACAGCGTGAAGTTGAACACCACTTCTTGCCTTCAACTGACAATAAGTACCTAGCGCCTATACTGGCTTCTGTTGAAGAAAACCCAACCGATGAAGTGACACTGAAAGATTGGGCTGAGCGTGTCCACACCACGGAAAGAACCCTTTCTCGCCACTGCCAGGCCGAGCTTGGGATGAGCTTTACAGAGTGGCGACTGCGAGTGCGGTACCTCTATTCAATGGACTTGTTGAGAAACGGCCAATCGGTTAAAGAGGTCGCTCTGACATTGGGTTACAACCAAGCAAGCCCTTTTATCACCATGTTCAAACGTTACGCGAACCAAACGCCAGAACAGTATAAGAACCGTTTGTTGTAA